In the genome of Dermacentor silvarum isolate Dsil-2018 chromosome 1, BIME_Dsil_1.4, whole genome shotgun sequence, one region contains:
- the LOC125942824 gene encoding uncharacterized protein LOC125942824 gives MARFKTPYLVKKRRGDRQRAEAEAALALQQQNYDEHFPPASRSRSRGRTRSRSAAGTRSRQQSRSRSRARSRTPGQSRGRSSSRRPKQAGHRDLELSDKAWGYGYTTAKGRRLWQDLHDAEVTLITDPTAPTRTGTSTARDTTPDLTAVRNVLQATWRNTFENLGSDHMVIETRIPQAGTPPPPKLFKWTDWDKFRKQRVEQRGEETIDNIEAWMETLNDDMNRATQTVTPEVQVDKIDSRLAHLWEAKTSLYARWKKQRHNRKLRKKIALINRQLEEHCRTLSRQQWYDICNAIDGQLHNGSTWRLLRHLLGETQGKSAQRANLQRLLHKERATTSDQQIVTRLLDKYFPQRPDVQHGDYTGKPNATLDEEFHESEIRAALHDLNGKSAPGPDKVTNKTLRNLDDVSITALTTYVNKCWRVMKHAFLTRINRHLEDTGAYPSTMVGFRSHLSTQDVMLQLYHQIINDPTSGTRAILGLDLEKAFDNVSHAAILSRINKLNMGERSYNYIRDFLSCRTVTLAVDSMTSHEHALGSAGTPQG, from the exons ATGGCTCGATTCAAGACCCCCTATCTCGTTAAGAAACGACGCGGGGACCGACAGAGGGCAGAAGCGGAGGCCGCCCTCGCGCTACAGCAGCAGAACTACGACGAACACTTCCCACCTGCTTCACGTTCCCGCTCTCGAGGACGGACGCGGTCTCGCTCGGCAGCGGGGACTCGATCTCGCCAGCAGAGCCGATCCCGGAGCCGGGCACGCAGCAGAACCCCCGGACAGAGCCGTGGTCGTTCAAGCTCGCGACGTCCGAAGCAAGCCGGCCACCGGGACCTGGAGCTATCtgacaag GCCTGGGGATATGGCTACACTACAGCCAAAGGCCGACGCCTGTGGCAGGACCTGCATGATGCAGAAGTAACTCTTATTACCGATCCCACGGCGCCGACTCGCACGGGCACGTCAACGGCACGggacacgacgccggacctgacGGCGGTCCGAAACGTGCTTCAAGCAACGTGGCGCAATACCTTTGAAAATCTCGGTAGCGACCACATGGTCATAGAGACACGGATTCCTCAGGCGGGTACACCCCCTCCCCCTAAGTTATTCAAATGGacggactgggacaagttccgaaaACAGCGAGTCGAACAGAGAGGTGAGGAGACCATCGATAACATCGAGGCATGGATGGAGACACTGAATGACGACATGAACAGGGCGACACAGACGGTCACACCCGAAGTCCAGGTTGATAAAATCGACAGTCGACTAgcccacctctgggaagccaagacATCACTATACGCAAGATGGAAGAAGCAACGGCACAACCGAAAGCTTCGTAAGAAGATCGCACTGATCAATCGCCAGCTAGAAGAACATTGCCGCACCTTAAGCCGCCAGCAGTGGTACGACATCTGCAACGCAATCGACGGTCAGCTGCACAATGGCAGCACGTGGCGTCTCCTGCGTCACCTGTTGGGGGAAACGCAGGGCAAGTCTGCTCAACGTGCCAACCTGCAGCGCCTTCTACACAAGGAACGGGCTACCACGAGTGATCAACAGATCGTGACACGCCTGCTAGACAAGTACTTCCCTCAACGACCCGATGTCCAACACGGAGATTACACCGGCAAGCCAAACGCGACGCTCGATGAAGAATTTCACGAGTCAGAGATCCGCGCAGCTCTACACGACCTTAATGGCAAATCAGCACCTGGTCCTGACAAGGTTACAAACAAGACTCTACGAAACCTTGATGATGTCTCGATCACCGCTCTCACGACATACGTCAACAAATGCTGGCGA gttATGAAGCATGCGTTCCTCACCCGTATCAACCGCCACCTCGAGGACACTGGAGCCTACCCATCCACTATGGTGGGCTTCCGGTCACATCTCTCCACTCAAGACGTTATGCTCCAGCTCTACCACCAGATCATCAACGACCCAACTAGTGGCACCCGCGCCATCCTTGgtctcgatctggaaaaggcattcgacaatgtatCACATGCAGCAATCCTGAGCCGAATTAACAAGCTCAACATGGGCGAGCGCAGCTATAACTACATCAGAGACTTCCTGTCGTGCCGCACAGTCACCCTCGCAGTCGACAGCATGACATCCCACGAACATGCACtaggaagcgccggcactcctcaagg